The following nucleotide sequence is from Pithys albifrons albifrons isolate INPA30051 chromosome 2, PitAlb_v1, whole genome shotgun sequence.
CTCTGTCAAGTTTCTGACCAGAGTAAACCAACCAGTAGCCCACAGGCATTGGTTGTAACTGGTTGTATTTGTTTGTAAGACACCCCACATGTCTTACAGTGacattatttgctttttaaccCTTCCTACAAGAACTGGAAATGTTTCTGacattttttgccatttttccttccttgttttCCAGTTGCTCGGTcgctcagctgctcctcacagctccAGACTGCAGGTAAAGGGGACACACCAGGAGTCTCAGGGGACTCTGTGCTAGACAAGGCTGTTTTGGAACCTGCCTCCCCTTTGCAGAGTCTTGTTCCACTTAAAGCTTAGAAATATTGCAGAGTGCCTGGTACCACTGCTTTTGAAAAGCTGCAAACAAGTAGGCACATCCCTGTTTACAGCAGAGTCCTCTCATCCTCTGAGtgctcctggctcccagcagccattcccagtgtgctcctggctcccagcagccattcccagtgtgctcctggctcccagcagccattcccagtgtgctcctggctcccagcagccattcccagtgtgctcctggctcccagcagccattcccagtgtgctcctgcctcccagcagccattcccagtgttctcctggctcccagcagccatTCCAGTGTtctcctggctcccagcagccattcccagtgtgctcctggctcccagcagccattcccagtgtgctcctggctcccagcagccattcccagtgtgctcctgcctcccagcagccattcccagtgtgctcctgcctcccagcagccattcccagtgttctcctggctcccagcagccatTCCAGTGTtctcctggctcccagcagccatTCCAGTGTtctcctggctcccagcagccattcccagtgttctcctggctcccagcagccattcccagtgttctcctggctcccagcagccatTCCAGTGTtctcctggctcccagcagccattcccagtgttctcctggctcccagcagccattcccagtgttctcctggctcccagcagccattcccagtgttctcctggctcccagcagccattcccagtgtgctcctggctcccagcagccatTCCCAGTGTTCTCCTGGCTTCCAGCAGCCATTCCCAGTGagctcctggctcccagcagccatTCCAGTCCACACTGAATGGTgctggaaaaaattctttgcagagagagtgctcagggattggaatgggctgcccagagagggggtggattccccatccctggaggtttttcagctgagcttggccgtggcactgagtgccatgatctggtaaagggactggagttggaccaagggttggacttgatgatctcagaggtctcttccaacccaatccattctgtgattctgtgattctatgagataccttgggacagtgggaggtgtccctgcccatggcaaggggtggcactgggtgggctttaaggtcctttcccacccaaacccttccatgaTTTTGAGGTCCCAGCTCAGGTGtctttcctttcctgcctttcacTTATGCACCAAGAGAGGAAAATTCCTCAAGTTTTCTAGTAGTTTTTGCAGGTTTTATGTAAAACTTGCTGATGCTCTTGTCAACATCACTCCTGTCCTTGCAGCCCAGCCCAAGACCAAGAAGACCTTGGGCAAAAGTGGAGTGAAGAATGTTGTGGTGGTGGAGGGCGTGCGCATCCCGTTCCTGCAGTCTGGCACCTCGTGAGTATCAAGGGGGAAGGAGATACAGGAACCACCCTCTGCCTTTGTTAATAGTCAcatctttctgtgaaaaatttgGTCACTTGTGCATTTTATTGTAGTTATTCTTATGCCTGAAGGTTCTGAAGAGGCAGTGCCTTAGTCTGCTGCAGATATTCCAGATTATCTAATGGAGAAATGGGGTTTGAAGGAGATTGTCCTTGTTTATGAATTCTGGGAAGAATAAGGATTTATGAAGCATGTCTGGAGGAAGCTGTTGTGGATCTACAGCAGATAAAGCAACAAGTTCCACAAAACTAGCAGGAGAGTTGCCCAGTATCTGCTGTAGACTCTTCTTACTGGATTGTTACACCACCAAATTCACAGCTGAACAAGGACTAGACCTGACCCTTAGtcaggatggggaagggatttATCCTGTCACTGCTGTTTTTCAGGGGGTTTAGTACAGGGGttgtgtgctgggctggacaCAGAGAGTctgcacagcctgaggggtgagtcagggcagtcccagcacaaccacagcctgggcagagaATGGACTGGGAGCAGTGGTGGGGAGAGGGACGTGGGGTGGATGGGAGGCTGGATGTGACCTGGCCATGTGTGCTGGGAACCAGAAacccccagtgccctgggctggtcccacagcaggacaggggggattgtgcccctctgccccctcagggcagaccccaaaccctgcagagctgccccagccatgggcaacaacagcacaaggacgtggagctgctgcagccaggccagaggaggccccggagatgctgcagggctggagcccctttggagccaggctgggagagctgggggggtcacctggagaagagaaggctccagggacacctgagagcccctggcagggcctgaaggggctccaggagagctggggagggactggggacaagggagggagggacaggacacagggaatggcttcccagtgccagagggcagggatagatgggatattgggaaggaattgctggctgggagggtgggcaggccctggcacagggtgggcagagcagctgtggctgttctATCCCTGGAAGAGTTCCAGGCCATTTTGAACACAGCTTGgaacagcctgggctggtggaaggtgcccatggcagggggtgcaaCTGGATAAActttaaaggtcctttctaccacaaaccagtctgtgatccCATGAAATGTTTGGTCAGAAACATAGAGGAGCATTTCTGGTGCCTCccctgctctttgctgctggTCTGTGCTCACCCCTGGGCTCTGTGTTGGTCTCTGAGTTTCTGCCTCTTTCCCCCTCCAGGTATGCAGATCTGATGCCACATGACTTAGCACgagcagctctgcagtaagTAAATTGAATCCTAGGAGGGCTCAGTGAACTTGTTCAGCTGCTGGGTGTCAGTGTTGGAAGCCAAGGCTCTGGGTTTGTCTCAGAATGACACGGTCCAGGTCCTCCATCTTTCCTGGCCCCCCTCCACAGGCAGGGGGTTTGAGCAGTGGGCTTTGCCCCAGGCTTGTGTTGGTGCAAAGGGATGGTGGCATTGGCAAATCTCAGTGAATTTGATTTCTGACTGCAGTTTTCCAAACACAgaggccagagctgctgctgggctgtgctcttGGGTGACCTGCACAGGGCAAGCTCAGTAACAACAAGGATATCAGGCTGATTCTGTCACCCTCCCTGGCCCTCTCCTTCTGCAGTGATCTGACCAAAGCAGTGGGTTTGTTCTGTGGAGAATTAGAGCAAAGTGCTGTGGAAAAGACAGAAGGTTTGGGGaggcccagagaagctgtggctgccccatccctggaaatgttccaggccaggttggacagggcttggaacaacctgggatagtgggaggtgtccctgcccatggcaggggtgggactggatgagctttgaggtcccttcccacccaaaccagtctggggtTTGATGATCCTGTGAACCATTTCGGGGAAGGAGGGATGTGTAAAGTAGTTGCTTTAGTGAAATCATGTGATGTTTTACAGTGATGTTGTCACTGTGATTGCAGCCCACAGTCAGTTACACTTTCCATCAGGCCCACATGCACAGGGGATTTAttctgagctgggagcagaagaTGTGGCTCTGTCCTTGCCTTGTTGTCCAGCCAAGCTGGCAGGAAGAGGATGTTTGAGAGGTTATTACTGCTGTGATGAAATTCCCTCTGCTTTGGTCCTCTCCTCAGGGGCCTCCTGACCCGGACCAGCGTCCCCAGGGATGTTGTGGATTACATTGTTTATGGCACAGTTATCCAGGAGGTGAAAACCAGTAATGTTGCCAGAGAGGTGAGTTGTTTGCAGCATCTCCCCGTGAGTCTGATTGTACAACTAGTCTGAAGATGACAAATATGTGACAAATTCCTGGTATTGTGGCTTGTTCGAACATGATTTGAGTCTGAAGTAGCTGTGCAGTATTATCTGTTAAATAACTGCATGGAACTGTAAGgaaatgattctgtaattctctgACTCTGCCCCCTGTTGAAATCTGCCATGGTTTTCATTTATCATagttttttattgtattttcatAGTGCATTTTAATGCTGTGAGGCCTCTGCTCGATTCGTCCCAGTAAGGGAAGCTTTTGTGAAGTGTTGCTGATCACTCAGCCCTTAACCACCAGTGGGACTCAAATGCTGCCTTGCCCAGAGTCCTCAAGAGGGCCAGAGCAAGCTGTGGGAGTTTGCTTGGTTgtggtatttatttatttcagttggCAGATCAGACACAGGGTTTGTGTGATTTGAACTGGAGCAGCTTCGCTGCCCTTTGTCCCAGAAAACACAACTCCCATATTGTCCTCTGAAGTCACGTGGCAGAGGCACTGTGAGTTTTGCCAACCTGGAGCCTCTGCTGTTGTTCTGTGCACCTGCATTAGCCCAGGATGggactgggctgggagggctcaggagGTGCAGCTTTGGTCTCATGGATGCAGGTCCTGGCTTTGGTCACCCGCCGGtcaggtggggctggggagtAATTTTAGCTTGGGAACAGCTGCTGAACTTTCAACTAGTTGGCCACGTCCCCAGTAGGGAAGGTgtctgggagcagctgtgggctGGCCAGATGAGtcactgctctgcactgcaatttcctgctctcagggaagccccagtgccctgtgctgaggCAGCTGAACCAGCCCTTTCACGTGCTGCCTTTGCCAATAAGGTGAAGCAAAGATGACGTCCAGTAGCTGGAGGCTCTTTtgatgtgctttttaaaaagtgaggTGTGTGATTAACTTGTGCCTTTATTAAACAAATGGGGAGCAGCAGTGACTGTTCTCACAGTGCAGCTGAGCCTTGGCACTGCCTCAGCTCCAGTTCAGGACTCTGGGGAGGGGATGAGCTGCTGCAATAATCGATGAAAACTCGGTGTAGTTGTTTCCAGCTTCACCTGGCAAGGtgtgcagctgggcaggaggcagcactggcCCGTGGAGCAGAAGCTGTGGGTTTAACAGCCACTTTCTGTCGtcacaggctgccctgggagcaggttTCTCTGACAAAACCCCAGCCCATACTGTCACCATGGCCTGCATTTCCTCAAACCAGGCAATGACCACAGGTATGTGGGCTGGAGGAACGAGCTGGGGGGCTGAGCAGGAGACTGGAAGGCAACTGCCAAGCTCTACCTTGCACTGCTTTGAACATAAAAACTGCTGCAGTGGAGGGAAAGATGGGGTCGTttagcctggagcaaaggaggctcagggggcaccttctggctctgcaatccctgccaggaggggggagccgggacagggggtcgggctgtgccccagggcacagggacagaaggagagggcacggcctcagggtgggccagggcaggggcagggggcacaggaggagaaaTTTGTtgctggaaagggtggtcaggccttggcaggggctgcccagggaggtttggagtgcccaggcctggaggtgcccaaggcaggactggccgtggcactgagtgctctgggctgggggacaaggtgggcatcgggcacagggtgggctccatgggctgggagggctttgccaaggtgggcatcgggcacagggtgggctccatgggctgggagggctttgccaaggtgggcatcgggcacagggtgggctccatgggctgggagggctttgccaaggtgggcatcgggcacagggtgggctccatgggctgggagggctttgccaaggtgggcatcgggcacagggtgggctccatgggctgggagggctttgccaaggtgggcatcgggcacagggtgggctctgtgggatcttgggggtcttttccaacaccaGTGACCCTGGGGTTCCATTAAAGTTTTTACCCATGAAAACACAAGATGGGTTGTTCCTCCCCCCTGCTGTGTGTGACAAGAAGTGGAAGGTGCAGAACTGGTGGGGTTCAGAAATGTGTCTGTGACACACACGTTGCATCACCTGGGCAGAGCCAGAGGCTGGAGGGGCCCTGAGTGCAGTGGCTCCAAGGGGTGAgtgtcctgctccctgcagctctgctgggcatcTCTGTCACTCCCCAGGCGTGGGCATGATCGCGGCAGGACAGTGCGACGTGGTGGTGGCCGGAGGGGTGGAGCTCATGTCCGACGTTCCCATCCGGCACAGCAGGAAGATGAGGAAGACGATGCTGACTCTGAACAGAGCCAAGACCTTGGGCCAGAAGCTCTCCCTGATTTCCAAAATTCGCCCGGACTACTTTGCCCctgaggtattttttttcttctttttttcaggtatttaGATATTTAGCTAAACTGTTTCAGAGGAAGGGTAGACCAAGGTGGCTCAGGTGATGTTTTAAGCCTCAATGGAGAGGATTTAAGAAGGGTGAGGTGTCTGAGGCTCCCTGTCATCTATCTCTGTCCTCTGCTTTGGGTTAACACAGTTGATTAATGCATCTCACAGCATTTGGgactctgctttttcttctcttattttCAACTTCAGTAAACCCAGTTTAGTGCAAAacctccctctccttctgcaACTGCTGGACAAACTGTGCTAGAGATGAGAGAAACAGAAGGGTTTTTCCCTGAAGCTTATTCAGTGGTTCTAAAGCATCAGAAGAGTTTTGAGTTAGAAGAATATTCCCTAGATAATAGAAGCAATGACCTTAGTGTCCATGAGGAATATCCTCAGTATGAATATGAGATCCCAAATCCACGTAAGATAGGGATATTGCAGACTTGAAAGCACGCAGGGATTAATTAGAACTAAGCCCAAATCACCTCTTGGCCCTGGTTTTGGATGAAGGTGTGTCTGACAGGAAGTTTCAAGGTCCCAGGTTGTGTTGTTTCAGCTGAACCCCAAAGTCTGGTCCCCTTTTCTCGTGGATTCCCTGATTAGCTGCTCTCTCTGCATGTGCAGCTGCCACACAGCTCTGAACCTCAGGAGTGAGCAGCACTCTGGACcttgttttttattaaaatgctgCAAAGTGGTGGCTCCTCTGATCCATTTCCCAAGTCCCCTCTGGTCTGGTTGCCCTGTGTTAATTGTGTAGCTGGGATTAATTGCATAGCTGGGAATTAACGAAGGAtggaatttattaaaaatttaaggttggaaaagccctctaagatcacccagtccaaccatcAGCCCAGCCCACCACAAACCATTCACCtccaaagtgccacatccaggcaattccagggatggggttcCATCaccccttccaagccaaacgTGGCACATGGAATGGAGGTGGCAGGGCCTGCTcggctgagctctgtgtgctgcccGGGAGGGGTTTCACCTGTGCCAACTGTGCCCTGCTGGCTGCAGCTGCCGGCTGTGGCCGAGTTCTCCACCAGCGAGACCATGGGGCACTCTGCCGACCGCCTGGCCGCCGCCTTCGGCATCTCGCGCCTGGAGCAGGACGAGTACGCGCTGCGCTCGCACACGCTGGCCAAGAGAGCCCAGGAGGAGGGCTGGCTGCTGGATGTGGTGCCCTTCAAAGTGCCAGGTAAACCAGCACGTGTTCCACTGCCAGCACACGCTGGGGGGGCACATCCCTGGGGGTCTGGGTGCATCTTTTACACTCGATGGAAAACTGGCAGCGGGGCATGTTGGTAAACAGGCCTATTGGGATGGAAAAGCACAGAATGCCAGAAggggttgggtgggaagggaccttagaggtCACACAGTTCCCACCCCCTGCAATGGGAATTCTGTCTTGGGTCTGCTTTaagtaatcatagaatcacaagACTGGTTTGcattgggagggaccttaaagctcatcccatcccacccctgccatgggcagggacatctcccaccagcccaggttgctccaagccctgtccagcctggcctgggacactcccagggttggggcagccacagctgctctgggcacctgtgccagggcctgcccaccgtcccagccagcaattccttcccaatatcccatctaaccctgccctctggcactcATATCTTTACATATCTCAGTTTTGTCTTGCCCATGCTCTGTTCATGTGGTGACAGAGCAAGGAAAATCAGATTGGCTGGACCAAGGACCCCCTGCTCTTCCAGCCAGGCAGGAGAACCCATTTACACTCCAGAGTATTAATATGTTAATGTTGTTGCATATTAACAACAGACAGAAAGCCTCCTAAAATCCTGGTCTGATAATTCAggtgctggagaggaggagctggaatgtGGCAGGCTCCAGTTCACCAGGCCACACTTTGGACACACTTTGGTGCAGTAACTGTTCATTTGGGCACTGTGGTTAATATCCTAGAGAAATTTTCCATTTACATCCATGGATCCTTGTGGTCTTATAATAAAATTGGTCCTTTTTGTTATTTGGCAGTTGGCATAGTTGAAGATTGAATATATTTGGTCCCTCCCAGGGCTTTTAATTCCTCAAAACTCAGCACATAAACTGAACTGATTTAGTTCCAGTTctccattttgcttttttaaccTAAATTGATGTTCTTTTCTCAACTGGGATTGCCCTGGGGTAGTTTTccctcacagtaaataattaCAGCACTCTGGTTTTATTGTCTTCAGAGAAAATGAGGTACCTTCAATTACAAAGTGCTGGTTTTAGCCACGTTAAATATCCTGATGCCCCAAAtggattttcccttttctccttgtcctgcttgtcacaaaaagcacatttttctgctgtttgccctgggaatgctgatGTGCACATTGCTGTGGGTGGTTTCCACTGGgtttcccttccccaggcaaGGACACAGTCAGCAAGGACAACGGGATCCGGCCCTCCTCGCTGGAGCAGATGGGGAAGCTGAAGCCAGCGTTTGTCAAGCCCTACGGGACTGTGACAGCAGCCAACTCCTCCTTCCTGGTAATCCCTGTTCCCCCTGGCCCGTGgcagaaggggcaggcactcCAGGATTTCTTGGCCCACCTGGATTCCTATATTTTTATTAGCTACGAGTGTCCCCAGAGTATCAAAGGCTTTTCTAAAGCCCAGATCAGTCTGTCTGTGTCTCACTTGGACAGATTCCCTGTTTAGGACAGGACTTTGATCCACTGGTGAGGACTGCACTGAAGAGCAAGGAGAGCCTTCTAAGTTGTAtcactgccagccccagagaCAGACCAGACTGGCTCCAGCAGTTCCCAAAACAGCTTTTATTAACACAAGGATGTGACAATTGCTGTATGGATTCGTTGTCAGGGAGAATGTTCAGCTGCAGGATTGCATTTAACtaacaacaaaccccaaacccagcaccAGCAACACCCCCCTCCCCAGGCCAGGCTTAACTAACAACCAAATCCTCCCAACCAGCAACACCCCCCACTCCAACTGGTGACACAaacccccagcccaggagcacCAGGACCTGGAACAAACCCTAAACACACTCGGGAGCACcaagcaaaaagaaaggctggagctgcttcccactaACACACATGCTCAGCAGGCAAGTGCAGTGCaataaaccaaagcaaacccagGGATCTGAAGTGAGATCCATACCTGGTGAGTTCCCTGGTGTAAGGCAAGGCAAAATGAGCATCACAGTAGCAAAGTACAGTTAGTGAATCAGGTGTGTGTGAAGTAAAGGTCTAGCAAGGTAAAATCAGCAGCAAAGTAACAAGGCCCAGTGAGTACATGAGGCACCTGGGGGTAAAGGTGAAAGAGGCTCATTGTAGGGTGTGAGGTGTTATAAGGGTATATTGGGTAAAGGAAAACAGGTTGCCCACCCCTGCAATGTCTGAAGGAGGGGGGGAGACAGGATGGCTCAGGGGTTACCTCTGCAGAGGGGATGGAGCTTGCCCTCAGTTTTGCTCATgtctgatctctttttacactgttttattcttttatttttatagtttgACTGACTATAGTCAATGATGGGGTTTGGGATCATCGGCAGATGACACGGGCAGGAGGGTGTTGCAAAGCAGAGCCCTGTGTCCTGGTTTTGTCTTCCATAACACTCCATGCTGTATTAATCCTGTCAGTTTGTTGCTGGGAAGTCTCCTCAGGTTCTGGAGGACTTTGGGGAAGCCACTGGGGGctctttgtcccttcctttgccacCCATTATGACCAGAGAATGGTTTCTGGGAATAGCTCCCCCCGGGGCTGAGGTGTTCCCTGGAACTGGTGAGGTTATCAGAGCTATCACCCCACACCATCACTGTCAGCCAGAGGGCAAAGCTGTTCACTTgaccctctgcctgccctgggcactgagctCCAGCTGGTATAACCTGGGCATGAGCTGGGTCCCTCTAAATTCCCTGCTTCTGGATTTTCCAGGCAGAATTTGGAACTCAGTTATAGTCTGGTGAATGTGGATACTGGATTGTTGGAGTCTAAAATCAATCAGTAACCCCTGAAGTTTTGGGTTCTCTtccctgtttgcttttctgtctctgcctcctgaGGGTTGATCCTTCAAAGGCACAGGTGGGAATTCTGTCCCAGGATGGGGTTGATCACCTTGTACTTTTAGAAGTGAGTGGTTTTAGTCAGAacttcatggaatcacagactggtttgggtgggaagggaccttaaagcccatccagtgccaccccctgccatgggcagggacatctcccgctatcccagggtgctccaagtcctgtccaacctggccttggacactccagggctgggccagccacagctgctctgggcacctgtggcagggcctgcccaccctcccagccaggaattccttcccaagaGCCCATCCaagcctgccctggcagtgggaagccattcccctggCCCTGTGGGCTCATTGTGTGCAGGGTGTGCCGGGCCCTGACGTGGCTTCTCCCGCCTGTTGCAGACGGACGGAGCGTCGGCGATCCTGCTCATGGCTGAGGAGAAGGCCCTGGCCATGGGCTACAAACCCAAGGCCTACCTGAGGTGAGAGGGGCTGCTCCGtggcccctgcagcctgctctggctcccctctcctctgcccGGCACTGACGGCGTTTCTGCCCCGCAGGGACTTCGTGTACGTGTCGCAGGATCCCAAggaccagctgctgctggggtaGGTGCTGCTGGGGGCCATGCCCTGACAGCCTTGCCTTCCACCCCGTGCCATGGTGGGAAGGGTCCCGTGAGatgctgcagctctccaggccTTCAGCCCTCGCTGGTGTGCCAGGGGTGCCccaggggggcaggagggggagcAGCCGGGGGGGGAACCCCCGCCCGGGATTGCTGGGGGCACCTcgggctgtgggaccagcaggagcggggagggcagagctgtgccaggaaccTGGGCACAAGGGATGTTCCTGTGGCCAaggggggctgtgctgtgaggagaCACTGATGTGTGtgcccctctcccccagccccacataCGCCACTCCCAAGGTGCTGGAGAAGGCTGGGCTCACCCTGAGCGACATCGATGTCTTTGAGTTCCACGAGGCTTTTGCTGTAAGTGCTCTCAGTCTGCAGTTCCACCCTGCAGACACCTCCTTTCAGCTGGGGAAAGCTCTTGTTGAAACCTTAGTTAAATGTCACCAGGAGAAATTCTACTTTTATGTCTAGAGAAATGCATTGTCTATATTTTAAATGTGTGACATTTTTATATCAACACAGTCCATGCTAAGAGTGGCTTATGCTGCTTGAGGTCACCCAAGGACTACAGTTGTCTAAAAGAATTTTATAAAAAGTCATTCTCCCAAGACCTTTGGGGGAAAGAAACCAGTTCTGCACATCATCCAGTGCCTGAGTTGGGATATGGAAacgtggaatggtttgggtgggaacgGAGCTTGAATCTCATCCAATCCCACcttgtgccatgggcaggaacaccttccactgtcccaggtttctccaagctgTTGCCCCTTGTTCTttcactccaggcccttgtaaagtCTCTGTCCATCTTTCCAGAGGGCTCCCTTTGGGTACTGCAAGGTCACAGTTCCATTTGCccggagccttctcttctccaggctggacaatcccagttctctcagcctttcctcatggcaaaggggctccagccctctgagcaacttggtggcctcctctggacactGTTTGCCATATTTGTGAATTGCCTTGTGAATTGGACAGTGTCTGTTCCTAATGAAGGTTGGGCTGGTATTTCTTAACAAGGCTGGTGctgtaaagtatttttttagCTGGCTGTGCTTGGTTGGTGGCTGGAGCTCATCTCAGGACACCTCCTGTTTGCTGTTGCTGGCTGGGGGCTTTCCCCAAATTCTGACATTGTCCTTATTAACATCACCCTCCCCTCCCTTGCAGGGCCAGATCCTGGCTAACCTGAAGGCCATGGATTCAGACTGGTTTGCACAGAACTACATGGGCAGGAAGGCAAAGGTAAGGCACAGTCAGGACATTTTCATAgtcccagagtggtttgggccaaagcccatccaacctggcctgggacactcccagggctggggcagccacagcttctgggggaaacctgtgccagggcctgcccaccctcccagccaggaattccacAATAGTTTTTCTTTTGGGGGTGATAGACTTAAGCCTAAGGGCTGGCTTTTTGTGTCCCCGTGGGGTGTGGCCAAGAAGGGCCCTGTCTtttccataacactccattcttCCCTATTCCCATCAATCTGACCTGAGCACTGAGGAAGCCACTGGAGTCTCTTTGTCCCCTGACTGGTTCCTGAGAgcccctgcaggggctgaggtGTTCCCCTGAAACCATCCAGAGGCTGTCAGGGCTATCACCCCCAGTCAAGGGATCCCCTTCCAGCTGGTGACGTGTGTCCCTCCGTGTCCCCGCAGGTCGGAGCCCCTCCCCTGGACAAGTTCAATACCTGGGGGGGGTCCCTGTCGCTGGGACACCCCTTTGGGGCCACCGGCTGCCGCCTGGTCATCACTGCTGCCCACAGGCTGAAGAAGGAGGGGGGACAGTATGGGCTggtggctgcctgtgctgcgGGGGGA
It contains:
- the HADHB gene encoding trifunctional enzyme subunit beta, mitochondrial is translated as MSSMLASALRTLPVCSARAGRALARSLSCSSQLQTAAQPKTKKTLGKSGVKNVVVVEGVRIPFLQSGTSYADLMPHDLARAALQGLLTRTSVPRDVVDYIVYGTVIQEVKTSNVAREAALGAGFSDKTPAHTVTMACISSNQAMTTGVGMIAAGQCDVVVAGGVELMSDVPIRHSRKMRKTMLTLNRAKTLGQKLSLISKIRPDYFAPELPAVAEFSTSETMGHSADRLAAAFGISRLEQDEYALRSHTLAKRAQEEGWLLDVVPFKVPGKDTVSKDNGIRPSSLEQMGKLKPAFVKPYGTVTAANSSFLTDGASAILLMAEEKALAMGYKPKAYLRDFVYVSQDPKDQLLLGPTYATPKVLEKAGLTLSDIDVFEFHEAFAGQILANLKAMDSDWFAQNYMGRKAKVGAPPLDKFNTWGGSLSLGHPFGATGCRLVITAAHRLKKEGGQYGLVAACAAGGQGHAMIVELYPQ